The following are encoded together in the Holophagales bacterium genome:
- a CDS encoding mechanosensitive ion channel: MRPRPVPAFVRAGLAGLFALAAGLTSAGPAAAQLPGLPKGFFGSATPTPTPVPETLPDAPRSAVAEYLSLARMGRYEEAARFLDVPASLEKRGPELARKLKLVLDRNLWIDLTKVSPLPGGHDDDGLPPELEELGSITGLTGKPEPVRLARKVRGEGTIWVFSRSTVARVPAWYTGLDNHTVLDRIPAALLRPGPMELLWWQWIVVLALIYPVWLAGRVVGWASRKALLRLAARTKTVWDEALLRRMRGPFALASTLVLMRAGLSFLGLYDPAEEFAVQILKAAAIVVFFWAALRAVTVTGDVLAEAPWATANAGARSFLHFSVTFGRVFIVSIGALAALGALGIPVNSVLAGLGIGGIAIAFAAQKTVENFFGAISIGVDQPLRVDDYVKAGGVEGTVERIGLRSTRIRTLDRTVVTIPNGKLADMQIETFAERDRIRLNAVLALQYSTTARQLREVLAGIEEILRAHPKVWPDVVVVRLLAFADSSLNVEVMAWFQTTDFGEFRQIRQEILLGVMEVVERAGTSFAFPTRTVHLVGPDGADAPPVR, encoded by the coding sequence GTGCGACCTCGTCCCGTGCCTGCCTTCGTCCGCGCCGGCCTCGCCGGCCTCTTCGCTCTCGCCGCCGGCCTGACGTCGGCCGGACCGGCCGCGGCCCAGCTTCCCGGCCTGCCGAAGGGGTTCTTCGGCTCTGCCACCCCGACTCCGACACCCGTTCCCGAGACCCTGCCGGACGCTCCGCGCTCGGCCGTCGCGGAGTACCTCAGCCTGGCCCGGATGGGTCGGTACGAGGAGGCCGCGCGCTTCCTGGACGTTCCCGCGAGCCTCGAGAAGCGGGGCCCCGAGCTCGCCCGCAAGCTCAAGCTCGTCCTGGACCGCAACCTCTGGATCGACCTCACGAAGGTCTCTCCCCTTCCCGGCGGCCACGACGACGACGGCCTGCCGCCGGAGCTCGAGGAGCTCGGATCGATCACGGGCCTCACCGGCAAGCCCGAACCGGTCCGGCTCGCCAGGAAGGTCCGGGGCGAAGGGACGATCTGGGTCTTCTCCCGGAGCACGGTCGCCCGCGTTCCCGCCTGGTACACCGGCCTCGACAACCACACCGTCCTCGACCGGATCCCCGCCGCGCTCCTGCGGCCCGGTCCGATGGAGCTCCTCTGGTGGCAGTGGATCGTCGTCCTCGCGCTCATCTACCCGGTCTGGCTGGCCGGGCGCGTCGTCGGCTGGGCCTCGAGGAAGGCGCTTCTCAGGCTCGCGGCCCGCACGAAGACGGTCTGGGACGAAGCGCTCCTCCGGCGGATGAGGGGCCCGTTCGCCCTGGCGTCGACGCTCGTCCTCATGCGCGCCGGCCTCTCCTTTCTCGGCCTCTACGACCCGGCCGAGGAGTTCGCCGTCCAGATCCTGAAGGCCGCGGCGATCGTCGTCTTCTTCTGGGCGGCGCTGCGCGCCGTGACCGTGACCGGAGACGTTCTCGCCGAGGCGCCGTGGGCGACGGCGAATGCCGGGGCGCGCTCGTTCCTCCACTTCTCGGTGACGTTCGGAAGGGTCTTCATCGTCAGCATCGGCGCGCTCGCCGCGCTCGGCGCGCTCGGCATCCCGGTCAACAGCGTCCTGGCCGGCCTCGGCATCGGCGGCATCGCCATCGCCTTCGCCGCGCAGAAGACCGTCGAGAACTTCTTCGGCGCGATCTCCATCGGTGTCGACCAGCCTCTGCGCGTCGATGACTACGTGAAGGCCGGCGGGGTCGAGGGAACGGTCGAGAGGATCGGCCTGCGCTCCACGAGGATCCGGACGCTCGACCGGACGGTCGTGACGATCCCGAACGGCAAGCTCGCCGACATGCAGATCGAGACGTTCGCCGAGAGGGACCGGATCCGCCTGAACGCGGTCCTCGCGCTCCAGTATTCGACGACGGCGCGCCAGCTGAGGGAGGTCCTGGCCGGCATCGAAGAGATCCTCCGCGCGCACCCGAAGGTCTGGCCCGACGTCGTCGTCGTCCGCCTTCTGGCGTTCGCAGACTCGTCCCTGAACGTCGAGGTGATGGCGTGGTTCCAGACGACCGACTTCGGCGAGTTCCGCCAGATCCGCCAGGAGATCCTGCTCGGTGTCATGGAGGTCGTGGAGCGGGCCGGAACGAGCTTCGCCTTCCCGACCCGCACCGTCCACCTCGTCGGACCGGACGGCGCGGACGCTCCGCCGGTCCGATAG
- a CDS encoding acyl carrier protein — MTPRGEKIRRTLEPLARAPIPDDADASLFELGVLDSFGLMDAVARLEEAFGVKVPDADLTPRRFETLAKIEAYFAARAA; from the coding sequence ATGACGCCCAGAGGAGAGAAGATCCGCCGGACTCTCGAGCCCCTCGCCCGGGCTCCAATTCCGGACGACGCCGACGCCTCGCTCTTCGAGCTCGGCGTCCTCGACTCGTTCGGGCTGATGGACGCGGTCGCGCGCCTCGAGGAGGCCTTCGGCGTGAAGGTCCCCGACGCCGACCTGACGCCGCGCCGGTTCGAGACGCTCGCGAAGATCGAAGCGTACTTCGCGGCGCGCGCCGCCTGA
- a CDS encoding ketoacyl-ACP synthase III, with protein sequence MAHLAGLGHALPERVVPSSELAARLCVTEEWILGACGIRERRWISEGETAASLVERAARNALAQADLAPARLGAIVVGTGSAPRAFPGVSADLQRLLGAPGIPAFDVPLASVGGLFALALAVDLCPRTGPVLAAGAEEMSRVLLRAPLAKETAILFGDGAGACVVAPGDGPIAVVDVRLGSDGTFADALALCAGGPLVMDGRTVILQASRKLPAAIRSVLEPQGLSPADVDLYVLHQANLNLLRGVARSLDLGEEKLFVNVDRVGNTSAASVLLALSEASEQGLLRPGSRVVLAAFGAGFSWGAALLRVTG encoded by the coding sequence GTGGCGCACCTCGCCGGCCTCGGCCACGCCCTGCCCGAGCGGGTGGTCCCGTCGTCGGAGCTCGCGGCGCGGCTCTGCGTCACGGAGGAGTGGATCCTCGGCGCCTGCGGCATCCGCGAGCGGCGTTGGATCTCGGAAGGAGAGACGGCCGCGTCGCTGGTGGAACGGGCCGCGCGGAACGCTCTCGCGCAGGCCGACCTCGCGCCCGCGCGGCTCGGGGCGATCGTCGTCGGGACGGGAAGCGCCCCGCGGGCCTTTCCGGGAGTCTCGGCCGACCTGCAGCGGCTTCTCGGGGCTCCCGGGATCCCGGCGTTCGACGTTCCGCTCGCGAGCGTGGGCGGCCTCTTCGCCCTCGCGCTCGCGGTCGACCTCTGCCCCCGGACCGGGCCCGTCCTCGCCGCGGGCGCCGAGGAGATGTCGCGCGTCCTCCTCCGCGCCCCGCTCGCGAAGGAGACGGCGATCCTCTTCGGCGACGGCGCGGGCGCGTGCGTCGTCGCGCCGGGGGACGGGCCGATCGCCGTCGTCGACGTCCGGCTCGGGAGCGACGGGACGTTCGCCGACGCTCTCGCGCTCTGCGCAGGCGGGCCGCTCGTCATGGACGGCCGGACGGTGATCCTTCAGGCGAGCCGCAAGCTCCCGGCGGCGATCCGGTCGGTCCTCGAGCCGCAGGGGCTCTCGCCCGCCGACGTCGACCTCTACGTCCTCCACCAGGCGAACCTGAACCTGCTCCGGGGTGTCGCCCGTTCGCTCGACCTCGGCGAGGAGAAGCTCTTCGTGAACGTGGACCGGGTCGGGAACACGTCGGCGGCCTCGGTCCTCCTCGCGCTCTCCGAGGCGTCGGAGCAGGGCCTCCTCCGGCCCGGCTCCCGCGTCGTCCTGGCTGCGTTCGGCGCCGGTTTCAGCTGGGGGGCGGCCCTGCTGCGCGTGACGGGCTGA
- a CDS encoding MBOAT family protein translates to MSLAEPLYLVFLAIAVLGARFVGNRAPRALVLVPLSLVFYATWNPLALLPLLATAAVDFHVSRALVGTDRPALRRALVATSVVVDLGLLSAFKYSGLLARAAAPLVGRADDAAWPPFTLVLAAGISFYTFQSLGCVLDVYRRDEEPPARFLDYLAFVSFFPTLLAGPITRAGTFFPQAARPLVPLSDADGSRALFRIGLGLAKKLLIADVLAVNLVDRVFEVPGLFTSAEAALATYGYAVQIWADFSGYSDIALGSALLLGFRLKENFDSPYRSADLAEFWRRWHISLSTWLRDYLFFSLPGNRRGGAAPYANLVVTFVLGGLWHGTTWAFAGWGLIHGAGLAIQRLFESRRRRGVAPRSGWRRALGIVVTFHVVSFAWILFRSESTEAARAFLRVLFAGTGGVGNVPFAAAAALVLGLAAHFVPARWHGAAEVRFAVLPSVAQAGLFLALLATIRLSAGASVAPFVYFRF, encoded by the coding sequence GTGAGCCTCGCCGAGCCGCTCTACCTCGTCTTCCTCGCGATCGCGGTTCTCGGCGCGAGATTCGTCGGCAACCGGGCGCCGCGGGCGCTCGTCCTCGTCCCGCTCAGCCTCGTCTTCTACGCGACCTGGAATCCGCTCGCGCTGCTCCCCCTCCTGGCGACGGCCGCCGTCGACTTCCACGTCTCGCGGGCGCTCGTGGGCACGGATCGGCCGGCCCTGCGCCGTGCGCTCGTGGCGACGAGCGTCGTCGTCGACCTCGGACTCCTGTCCGCCTTCAAGTACTCGGGGCTCCTCGCACGGGCGGCGGCCCCGCTCGTCGGGCGTGCGGACGACGCGGCGTGGCCGCCGTTCACCCTCGTCCTCGCCGCGGGGATCTCCTTCTACACGTTCCAGTCGCTCGGCTGCGTCCTCGACGTCTACCGCCGGGACGAGGAGCCGCCCGCCCGCTTCCTCGACTACCTCGCCTTCGTCTCCTTCTTCCCCACGCTTCTCGCGGGGCCGATCACCCGCGCGGGGACGTTCTTTCCGCAGGCGGCACGTCCTCTCGTCCCGCTCTCGGACGCCGACGGGAGCCGCGCCCTCTTCCGGATCGGCCTCGGCCTGGCGAAGAAGCTCCTGATCGCCGACGTCCTCGCCGTGAACCTCGTCGACCGCGTGTTCGAGGTGCCGGGGCTCTTCACGTCGGCGGAGGCGGCCCTCGCGACGTACGGCTACGCCGTCCAGATCTGGGCCGACTTCTCCGGCTACAGCGACATCGCCCTCGGGTCGGCCCTCCTTCTCGGCTTCCGCCTGAAGGAGAACTTCGACTCCCCGTACCGCTCCGCCGACCTGGCGGAGTTCTGGCGGCGCTGGCACATCTCGCTCTCCACGTGGCTGCGCGACTACCTCTTCTTCTCGCTCCCGGGAAACCGGCGCGGGGGCGCGGCGCCCTACGCGAACCTCGTCGTCACGTTCGTCCTGGGCGGCCTCTGGCACGGGACGACGTGGGCCTTCGCGGGCTGGGGCCTGATCCACGGCGCGGGCCTCGCGATCCAGAGGCTCTTCGAATCGCGACGGCGGCGCGGCGTGGCGCCGCGCTCCGGGTGGAGGCGCGCCCTGGGTATCGTCGTGACTTTCCACGTCGTCTCGTTTGCCTGGATCCTCTTCCGCAGCGAGAGCACCGAGGCGGCACGTGCGTTCCTCAGGGTCCTCTTCGCCGGCACGGGAGGCGTCGGGAACGTGCCCTTCGCCGCCGCGGCGGCTCTCGTCCTCGGCCTCGCGGCGCACTTCGTCCCCGCCCGGTGGCACGGGGCGGCCGAGGTCCGGTTCGCCGTCCTCCCGTCGGTCGCCCAGGCGGGGCTCTTCCTCGCCCTGCTCGCCACGATCCGTCTGTCGGCCGGGGCCTCCGTCGCCCCGTTCGTCTACTTCAGGTTCTGA
- the lexA gene encoding transcriptional repressor LexA, whose product MAIRPNLTERQQEIVTFIREYRSRRGIAPTQREICEHFGYSSFGTLQKHLRLLLEKGVLVRDWNQRRSLDVADDAVPVAAFEIPLLGRIAAGSPIEVLPGDDRIHVPESLTRKGENFVLLVSGESMVDEGIRDGDWVVVHRRTRAENGEMVAALVNGEATLKRLYREAGGHVRLQPSNETLSPIRAREEDVQVQGIVVGLMRRY is encoded by the coding sequence ATGGCGATTCGGCCGAATCTAACCGAAAGACAGCAGGAGATCGTCACTTTCATTCGGGAGTACCGATCCAGGAGAGGAATCGCCCCGACCCAGCGAGAGATCTGCGAGCATTTCGGGTATTCCTCTTTCGGGACGCTCCAGAAGCATCTGCGGCTCCTCCTCGAGAAGGGAGTGCTCGTTCGGGACTGGAACCAGCGCCGGTCGCTGGACGTCGCGGATGACGCGGTCCCGGTCGCGGCATTCGAGATCCCTCTCCTCGGCAGGATCGCTGCGGGAAGTCCGATCGAGGTGCTTCCGGGCGACGATCGCATTCACGTGCCCGAGTCGCTCACGCGGAAGGGGGAGAACTTCGTCCTCCTGGTCAGCGGTGAGTCGATGGTCGACGAGGGGATCCGCGACGGCGACTGGGTCGTCGTCCACCGCCGGACCCGCGCGGAAAACGGGGAGATGGTCGCGGCCCTCGTCAACGGCGAAGCGACCCTGAAGCGCCTCTACCGTGAGGCGGGGGGGCACGTCCGGCTGCAACCCTCGAACGAGACACTGTCGCCGATCCGGGCCCGCGAGGAAGACGTTCAGGTCCAGGGAATCGTCGTCGGCTTGATGCGGCGCTACTGA
- a CDS encoding sigma-70 family RNA polymerase sigma factor has product MPTPPWADPFEAELGRLPEKLRRFFLSRGVRTEDEALDLAQETLLRVLQRVSRGDQPLDSPEAFSLGVAKNVFLEYCRRVQRANKHEGLSGVLDLAGTEDPLSDALASSRKLIVRKALELLPARMKVLLVRRFVEEIPSRTIAREEGITTDAVDMRVYRAKRELRKRMDSTEARSAVRAMREEAARNPTDDGENP; this is encoded by the coding sequence ATGCCGACTCCCCCCTGGGCAGACCCGTTCGAAGCCGAGCTCGGCCGCCTGCCCGAGAAGCTGAGGCGGTTCTTCCTTTCGCGGGGCGTGCGGACCGAAGACGAAGCTCTCGACCTCGCTCAGGAAACGCTCCTGAGGGTCCTCCAGCGCGTGAGCCGGGGGGACCAGCCTCTCGATTCTCCCGAGGCCTTCTCGCTGGGTGTCGCCAAGAACGTCTTCCTCGAATACTGCCGCCGGGTCCAGCGCGCGAACAAGCACGAGGGGCTGTCGGGTGTCCTCGATCTCGCCGGGACGGAAGACCCCCTCTCCGACGCTCTCGCGAGCAGCCGGAAGCTCATCGTCCGGAAGGCCCTCGAGCTTCTCCCCGCGCGCATGAAGGTCCTCCTCGTCCGGCGGTTCGTCGAGGAAATCCCCTCCCGGACGATCGCGCGCGAAGAGGGAATCACGACGGACGCCGTCGACATGCGCGTCTACCGGGCCAAACGAGAGCTCCGCAAGCGCATGGACAGCACGGAGGCGCGCTCCGCCGTTCGCGCCATGCGGGAAGAAGCGGCCCGGAACCCGACCGACGATGGGGAGAACCCGTGA
- a CDS encoding enoyl-CoA hydratase/isomerase family protein, which translates to MGSGGVSVTVDGTAATVTFWRPPENVFDRETVSALEARVREVARRRDIRLVALAARGEDFCNGTEILLPEGGQAEALFSAWHSLVRFLLTTEVPTCALVQGRALGAGAELALACDFVFAETTATFGFPEIHRGSFPPVASVLLERRTGRTKAADLILCGAAMTAEAAERRGLVNALVNPGDLVEALDTMRARLETLSASSLRLAKRALNQGSSGDPLSALSAVERTWTRELLRTEDAIEGIRAALEGRPPVWKDR; encoded by the coding sequence ATGGGCAGTGGTGGCGTCTCGGTGACGGTCGACGGTACGGCCGCGACGGTCACGTTCTGGCGGCCTCCCGAGAACGTCTTCGACCGCGAGACGGTGTCGGCGCTCGAGGCCCGGGTGCGGGAGGTGGCGCGCCGCCGGGACATCCGGCTCGTAGCGCTGGCCGCGCGCGGCGAGGACTTCTGCAACGGGACGGAGATTCTCCTGCCCGAGGGAGGGCAGGCCGAGGCCCTCTTCTCGGCGTGGCATTCTCTCGTGCGGTTCCTCCTGACGACGGAGGTCCCGACGTGCGCGCTCGTCCAGGGGCGCGCTCTCGGCGCCGGCGCCGAGCTCGCGCTCGCCTGCGACTTCGTTTTCGCCGAGACGACGGCGACCTTCGGCTTTCCCGAGATCCACCGGGGATCCTTTCCGCCCGTGGCATCGGTGCTTCTCGAGCGCCGGACGGGCCGCACGAAGGCGGCCGACCTGATCCTCTGCGGGGCGGCGATGACGGCCGAGGCGGCCGAACGCCGCGGTCTCGTGAACGCCCTGGTCAACCCGGGGGACCTGGTCGAGGCGCTCGACACGATGCGGGCTCGCCTGGAGACCCTCTCGGCCTCTTCGCTCCGGCTCGCCAAGCGTGCGCTGAACCAGGGCTCGAGCGGGGACCCGCTCTCGGCCCTCTCCGCCGTCGAGCGGACGTGGACGCGCGAACTGCTTCGGACGGAGGACGCGATCGAGGGAATCCGCGCGGCCCTCGAGGGCCGGCCGCCTGTCTGGAAGGACCGCTAG
- the ggt gene encoding gamma-glutamyltransferase yields MVVSAAPEASKAGAEILAAGGNAIDAAVASALALAVVYPQAGNLAGGGFLVARSPDGTVRALDFRETAPARAGRDMFLGPDGRPVPKSSTTTALAVATPGSVRGYAEAHRRLGRLSWEEVVAPAERLAREGFRVSVGLSRDLAESRELLTRWEETRRLFFPEGEPLAGGALLRQPELASTLARIAREGPEAFHRGDVAARLVAFVKAHGGVLAQEDLAGYAPVWRVPEEIRYGRLVVHTMPLPSSAGQILRSVLAQLEVARGLARGLDADSYHLLLEAERRAYADRNRWLGDGDCSVVPLGEILAPARLAALGASIDPARATPSTRVGASLPRESEETTHLSVATPDGGAVSLTTTLNGSFGNGAIVPGIGVLLNNEMDDFAIAPGVANLYGLVQGSVNEVRPGARPLSSMSPVIVEEEGRPLLVIGSPGGSTIPTTVLQVLLRATGGESLASAVAAPRLHHQHTPDVVSFEKGGAPEALRESLRARGHVLTERGPIGKVHAIVFDRDGRLTGAADPRGEGAPAAP; encoded by the coding sequence ATGGTCGTCTCCGCAGCGCCCGAGGCCTCGAAGGCCGGCGCCGAGATCCTCGCGGCCGGCGGGAACGCGATCGACGCCGCCGTCGCGTCGGCGCTCGCCCTCGCCGTCGTCTACCCGCAGGCAGGAAACCTCGCGGGGGGAGGGTTCCTCGTCGCGAGGAGCCCGGACGGCACCGTCCGGGCGCTCGACTTCCGCGAGACGGCCCCTGCCCGTGCGGGTCGCGACATGTTCCTCGGTCCCGACGGCCGGCCCGTCCCGAAGTCCTCCACGACCACCGCCCTCGCCGTCGCCACGCCGGGCTCCGTGCGCGGCTACGCCGAGGCGCACCGGCGCCTCGGGCGCCTCTCGTGGGAGGAGGTCGTAGCTCCGGCCGAGCGCCTCGCACGCGAGGGGTTCCGGGTCTCGGTCGGGCTCTCGAGGGACCTGGCCGAGTCGCGAGAGCTCCTCACGCGTTGGGAGGAGACGCGACGGCTCTTTTTCCCGGAAGGGGAACCGCTCGCGGGCGGCGCGCTGCTCCGGCAGCCTGAACTCGCATCGACCCTCGCCCGGATCGCGAGAGAGGGTCCGGAGGCGTTCCATCGAGGAGACGTGGCCGCGCGTCTCGTCGCGTTCGTGAAGGCTCACGGCGGAGTCCTCGCGCAGGAGGACCTCGCGGGCTACGCGCCCGTCTGGAGGGTCCCCGAAGAGATCCGGTACGGTCGGCTCGTCGTCCACACGATGCCGTTGCCGTCGTCGGCAGGGCAGATCCTGCGGTCGGTGCTCGCGCAGCTCGAGGTCGCCCGGGGGCTCGCGAGAGGTCTCGACGCGGATTCGTATCACCTGCTCCTCGAGGCCGAGCGGCGAGCCTACGCGGACCGTAACCGCTGGCTCGGCGACGGTGACTGCAGCGTCGTCCCGCTCGGGGAGATCCTCGCGCCGGCGCGGCTCGCCGCGCTCGGAGCGTCGATCGATCCGGCGCGCGCGACGCCCTCGACCCGTGTGGGGGCCTCTCTCCCGCGCGAATCGGAGGAGACGACGCACCTCTCGGTCGCCACGCCGGACGGAGGTGCGGTGTCGCTCACGACCACCTTGAACGGCTCCTTCGGGAACGGCGCCATCGTTCCGGGGATCGGCGTCCTGCTGAACAACGAGATGGACGACTTCGCGATCGCGCCCGGCGTCGCGAACCTCTACGGCCTCGTCCAGGGGAGCGTGAACGAGGTGCGGCCCGGTGCGCGGCCGCTCTCCTCGATGTCGCCCGTCATCGTGGAGGAGGAGGGCCGGCCGCTCCTCGTCATCGGCTCGCCCGGCGGGTCCACGATCCCGACGACGGTCCTGCAGGTGCTCCTGCGCGCCACCGGCGGGGAGAGCCTCGCGTCCGCGGTGGCCGCGCCGCGCCTTCACCACCAGCACACTCCCGACGTGGTGTCCTTCGAGAAGGGCGGGGCTCCGGAGGCCCTCCGGGAGTCTCTGCGCGCGCGGGGGCACGTCCTCACGGAGCGGGGCCCGATCGGGAAAGTCCACGCGATCGTTTTCGACCGTGATGGACGCCTCACGGGTGCCGCCGACCCGCGCGGCGAGGGCGCTCCCGCGGCGCCTTGA
- a CDS encoding protein kinase, whose translation MGVVYLGRDPVIGRLVALKTIRAVSEDDVEQREFQERFLREAQAAGILSHPNIVTVHDVGEDSSTETSFIAMEYVEGKNLKQLLSERTPYSAERTAEIVGQVAEALDYAHRRGIVHRDVKPANIIITPEGQVKITDFGIAKTEKSNLTTTGQFLGTPNYMSPEQVTGDAVDGRSDLFSLGVVLYELLTRKKPFTADNLTSISYKIVHEQFVPPETYDASIPPEFTTVLERALSKDAGERFQRGNDFALALYEFKAREEERQMLRDLGQMVAEAEKLGSVAAVTAPPSPLAQPSTPPPPEPTPAGGRSPFDILGAAPAPYAVRPDEDELATREVVRPLPATAYVAPSGAPAEVANAGATGPANDWQLDEPTRSKKAPPPPPPLALPPDDEVSDVDASLPGPEVVEAAVAPPRGLAVSPLDDVPSAPGLSEDHPDGATEIIQIGGLAGFVPPSGGTDRPTEILRAIPPPATVPEAPAAPVSMAPPPQPAFVDRPTEILQALPPLIEKKPAEEPEDLPLALPVPPPSGSDRPTEILRSPFPPTSPVSSGPAPSDRDEEGATERIVDAMKLVAAGAPAAKAPSPPVSTAAPPPKPVPPAPSAKRPIPAPAPKAPAPAPPPPAAPLPPVELAPIPEPPPKPPSVPQPLMKRSINGKFVALIIGLVLVAAGITAGMLWSKKVKIDEQAIVDEVREREVQELKSLMDDGNRLLAGGSAGQAVEKFREVIRRKPDSEAARDALARAEEQARTMQAGQETEKEIETRLASARAAAETGSFDTALNELSAVLLLQPENADALSIRESVKAAQAEQAAIEKKAAAELAKKKRPTPVPTAVRVVQPVVPVEQPKPATPTPGSARIRIAFQSPAPEGYVMIRRNDKEVFRRQFDFGRKSAGGLVEGTIEVPSGPASFKAWAIPTNRAFNGYETADLVIPGGETRTLVLELNAASKLVLSLR comes from the coding sequence ATGGGCGTCGTCTACCTCGGCCGCGACCCCGTCATCGGCCGGCTGGTTGCCCTGAAGACGATCCGCGCCGTCAGCGAAGACGACGTCGAGCAGCGCGAGTTCCAGGAGCGTTTCCTGCGCGAGGCCCAGGCGGCGGGCATCCTTTCGCACCCCAACATCGTCACGGTGCACGACGTCGGGGAAGACTCCTCGACCGAGACGTCGTTCATCGCGATGGAGTACGTCGAGGGCAAGAACCTCAAGCAGCTCCTTTCCGAGAGGACGCCGTACTCGGCAGAGCGCACTGCCGAGATCGTCGGGCAGGTGGCCGAGGCTCTCGACTACGCGCACCGGCGCGGCATCGTCCACCGGGACGTCAAGCCGGCCAACATCATCATCACCCCCGAAGGCCAGGTGAAGATCACCGACTTCGGGATCGCCAAGACCGAGAAGTCGAACCTCACCACGACGGGGCAGTTCCTCGGGACGCCGAACTACATGTCGCCCGAGCAGGTGACGGGCGACGCGGTCGACGGCCGCAGCGACCTCTTCTCCCTCGGCGTCGTCCTCTACGAGCTTCTCACCAGGAAGAAGCCCTTCACGGCCGACAACCTCACGTCGATCTCCTACAAGATCGTCCACGAGCAGTTCGTGCCGCCCGAGACGTACGACGCCTCGATCCCCCCGGAGTTCACGACGGTTCTCGAAAGGGCCCTGTCGAAGGACGCCGGCGAGAGGTTCCAGCGCGGCAACGACTTCGCCCTCGCGCTGTACGAGTTCAAGGCGCGCGAGGAGGAGCGGCAGATGCTCCGCGATCTCGGTCAGATGGTCGCCGAAGCCGAGAAGCTCGGGTCCGTCGCCGCGGTCACGGCGCCCCCCTCGCCCCTCGCTCAGCCCTCGACGCCGCCTCCGCCGGAACCGACGCCGGCCGGCGGGCGCTCGCCGTTCGACATTCTCGGCGCCGCCCCGGCGCCGTACGCGGTACGCCCGGACGAGGACGAGCTCGCCACGCGCGAAGTCGTCCGGCCCCTTCCGGCCACGGCCTACGTCGCTCCGTCCGGTGCGCCGGCCGAGGTCGCGAACGCGGGGGCGACGGGTCCTGCGAACGACTGGCAGCTCGACGAGCCGACGCGCTCGAAGAAGGCCCCTCCTCCGCCTCCCCCTCTCGCCCTGCCTCCCGATGACGAGGTTTCCGACGTCGACGCCTCGCTTCCCGGACCCGAGGTGGTGGAAGCCGCCGTCGCGCCTCCCCGGGGGCTCGCCGTCTCCCCGCTCGACGACGTCCCTTCGGCTCCCGGGCTCTCCGAAGACCACCCGGACGGTGCTACGGAGATCATCCAGATCGGCGGGCTCGCCGGCTTCGTGCCACCCTCGGGCGGCACCGACCGGCCAACTGAGATCCTCAGGGCCATCCCGCCGCCCGCGACGGTGCCAGAGGCGCCAGCGGCGCCCGTCTCGATGGCCCCCCCCCCGCAGCCGGCGTTCGTCGACCGGCCGACGGAGATCCTCCAGGCGCTTCCCCCGCTCATCGAGAAGAAACCAGCGGAAGAGCCCGAGGATCTGCCTCTGGCGCTGCCGGTCCCCCCGCCGTCCGGTTCCGACCGGCCGACCGAGATCCTGCGGAGTCCGTTCCCGCCCACCTCGCCCGTTTCCTCCGGGCCAGCGCCATCCGACAGAGACGAGGAAGGCGCCACCGAGCGGATCGTGGATGCGATGAAGCTCGTGGCCGCGGGCGCGCCCGCGGCGAAGGCTCCCTCGCCGCCGGTTTCGACGGCCGCCCCCCCGCCGAAGCCGGTCCCGCCAGCGCCCTCGGCGAAACGGCCGATCCCGGCACCGGCGCCGAAGGCCCCTGCGCCGGCTCCGCCTCCGCCCGCGGCGCCCCTCCCCCCCGTCGAGCTCGCTCCGATTCCGGAGCCGCCTCCGAAGCCCCCGAGCGTGCCCCAGCCCCTCATGAAGAGGTCGATCAACGGGAAGTTCGTCGCGCTGATCATCGGGCTCGTCCTGGTCGCCGCCGGTATCACCGCCGGGATGCTCTGGTCGAAGAAGGTGAAGATCGACGAGCAGGCGATCGTCGACGAGGTCAGGGAGCGCGAGGTCCAGGAGCTCAAGAGCCTCATGGACGACGGGAATCGCCTCCTCGCCGGAGGAAGCGCAGGGCAGGCCGTCGAGAAGTTCCGCGAGGTCATCCGCCGCAAGCCGGACTCGGAGGCCGCCCGGGACGCCCTGGCCCGCGCGGAAGAGCAGGCCCGGACGATGCAGGCGGGACAGGAGACCGAAAAGGAGATCGAGACGCGCCTGGCCTCGGCCCGCGCAGCCGCGGAAACCGGGAGCTTCGACACCGCTCTCAACGAGCTCTCCGCCGTCCTCCTTCTCCAGCCCGAGAACGCGGATGCGCTCTCGATTCGAGAATCCGTGAAGGCGGCTCAGGCCGAGCAGGCGGCCATCGAGAAGAAGGCCGCGGCGGAGCTCGCGAAGAAGAAGAGGCCCACCCCGGTGCCGACGGCGGTGCGCGTCGTCCAGCCCGTCGTGCCGGTGGAGCAGCCGAAGCCCGCGACGCCGACGCCCGGGAGCGCGCGTATCAGGATCGCCTTCCAGAGCCCGGCTCCCGAGGGCTACGTGATGATCCGCCGCAACGACAAGGAGGTCTTCCGCCGCCAGTTCGACTTCGGGCGGAAGAGCGCTGGCGGCCTCGTCGAGGGGACCATCGAGGTCCCGTCGGGACCCGCGAGCTTCAAGGCCTGGGCGATACCGACGAACCGGGCGTTCAACGGGTACGAGACCGCCGACCTCGTCATCCCCGGCGGCGAGACTCGGACCCTCGTCCTCGAGCTGAATGCAGCCAGCAAGCTCGTCCTCTCGCTCCGCTAG